A DNA window from Leptolyngbya sp. CCY15150 contains the following coding sequences:
- a CDS encoding TraX family protein: protein MVSLPRIFTNYDIKLLAAVLMVIDHVGDIFFPQCMIFRQIGRLSLPLFVWLLVQGERHTHNVVLYGARLLVLGVLSQPIYELAFNLQPYHDFNILFTLFIGLVCLRLARMFPRIMLLIWIAGAMVARFLAVDYGSYGIAVIAFGSRFKPTAPWWLCWLGLHAMILYAIPGYGSIQGFATIAPVFFHMTNHEVGAKARWFYAFYPAHLLVLYLIRQWTNTL from the coding sequence ATGGTGAGCTTGCCAAGAATTTTCACAAACTACGACATCAAGCTGCTGGCTGCCGTCTTGATGGTCATTGATCACGTGGGGGATATTTTCTTTCCCCAATGTATGATCTTTCGGCAGATTGGGCGACTGAGTCTACCGCTCTTTGTCTGGCTCCTAGTCCAGGGTGAGCGCCATACCCATAATGTGGTGCTCTACGGTGCGCGGCTCTTAGTGCTAGGTGTTTTATCTCAACCCATTTATGAACTAGCCTTCAATCTCCAGCCCTATCACGATTTCAATATTTTATTTACGCTGTTCATTGGCTTAGTTTGCCTACGCTTAGCCCGCATGTTTCCACGGATCATGCTGCTCATTTGGATCGCTGGAGCCATGGTGGCCCGATTTTTGGCGGTCGATTACGGTAGCTATGGCATTGCAGTCATTGCCTTTGGCAGCCGGTTTAAACCCACAGCCCCATGGTGGCTATGCTGGCTGGGGCTTCATGCCATGATTCTCTATGCCATACCAGGCTATGGAAGCATCCAGGGGTTTGCCACGATCGCTCCCGTATTTTTTCATATGACCAACCATGAAGTCGGCGCAAAAGCACGATGGTTCTACGCATTCTATCCAGCTCATTTACTCGTGCTTTATCTCATACGCCAATGGACAAATACGCTATAG
- a CDS encoding pentapeptide repeat-containing protein — protein MAGHQNHRKLNAPLRSSNPEDSAQAEGRDWRWTGFRDKTLWNVLELLILPLSLLIGVWYLNARVSQQQEQVAQRQVSEQQQIDQMAIDRAQQDTLDRYIDDMVASLDEGLLTSPANSQQRDLARARTLLTLRSLDNAYKALLLQFVYEAGLISESNTVISLSRAELSGINLNATFLAQANLRETLLADSEFLGAKLQGANLSVAELSRAGLSDSFLFEANLSRATLSNAKLQRAILVRANLSGADLGGADLSGAFLVRTNLRGANLRGANLRNANLNEANLNSANLDGTDISQAFLCNTIMPDGSVENRDCP, from the coding sequence ATGGCAGGGCATCAGAACCATAGAAAACTCAACGCTCCACTGCGGTCATCCAACCCAGAGGATTCAGCGCAGGCAGAGGGACGCGATTGGCGATGGACAGGGTTTCGCGACAAAACCCTGTGGAACGTTCTAGAACTTTTGATTCTGCCCCTGTCGCTGCTGATTGGGGTTTGGTACCTCAATGCCCGCGTCAGCCAGCAACAAGAGCAGGTCGCGCAGCGCCAAGTGTCTGAACAGCAGCAGATCGATCAAATGGCGATCGATCGCGCTCAGCAAGACACCCTCGATCGCTACATCGATGACATGGTGGCCTCCCTTGACGAGGGGCTGCTGACCTCCCCTGCCAATTCCCAGCAGCGGGATCTCGCTAGGGCGCGCACTTTGCTGACCTTGCGATCGCTGGATAACGCCTACAAAGCGCTGTTGCTGCAGTTTGTCTACGAAGCAGGTCTGATTTCTGAATCCAACACCGTCATTTCCCTCAGCCGGGCAGAATTGAGCGGCATTAATCTCAACGCTACGTTTCTGGCCCAGGCCAACCTACGGGAGACCTTGCTCGCCGATTCAGAATTTCTCGGTGCCAAACTCCAGGGCGCAAACCTGAGCGTTGCAGAACTATCGCGAGCCGGTCTTAGCGACTCCTTCTTGTTTGAAGCCAACCTCAGCCGAGCGACCTTGAGCAATGCCAAACTGCAGCGGGCCATCCTCGTCCGCGCCAACCTGAGCGGGGCCGATCTGGGCGGCGCAGACTTGAGCGGAGCATTCCTGGTGCGAACCAACCTCCGGGGTGCCAACCTCCGGGGCGCTAACCTGCGCAACGCCAATCTCAATGAAGCGAATTTGAACTCCGCTAATCTCGACGGCACAGACATCAGTCAAGCCTTTCTCTGCAACACCATCATGCCGGACGGCAGCGTTGAAAACCGCGACTGTCCCTAG
- a CDS encoding VOC family protein, with amino-acid sequence MLRPFHVAFPVQDLVQTRHFYEEILGCRVGRTSDTWIDFDVFGHQLTAHLSPKDTQSPSANAVDGRSVPVRHWGVILDMETWQSFRDRLQAHGITFVIEPYIRFQGEVGEQATLFFLDPSGNALEFKAFQDDAAIFATEG; translated from the coding sequence ATGCTGCGACCTTTTCATGTGGCGTTTCCAGTGCAGGATCTTGTCCAGACCCGTCACTTTTACGAAGAAATCTTGGGCTGTCGGGTGGGGCGTACATCTGACACCTGGATTGATTTTGATGTGTTTGGCCATCAGCTCACCGCGCACCTCAGTCCCAAGGATACCCAGTCGCCGTCAGCCAATGCTGTGGATGGGCGATCGGTGCCCGTGCGCCACTGGGGCGTTATTTTGGATATGGAGACCTGGCAATCCTTTCGCGATCGCCTTCAGGCCCATGGCATCACCTTTGTGATTGAACCCTATATCCGCTTTCAGGGCGAGGTTGGGGAACAGGCGACGCTGTTCTTTTTGGATCCTAGCGGCAATGCTCTAGAGTTCAAAGCCTTTCAAGACGACGCGGCGATTTTTGCGACAGAGGGATGA
- a CDS encoding glutamyl-tRNA amidotransferase yields MDRINLAVNGTLMRGLALNGNLQAVDAVFVREAETEPCYRLWSIGDRHPAMLRVAEGGQAIALEVWAVPLQGLAQILLQEPPGLCIGKVTLGDGEEVLGVLGEPILCEGQREITQWGGWRAYCAQG; encoded by the coding sequence ATGGATAGGATCAATCTCGCGGTCAATGGTACGCTGATGCGCGGTTTGGCGCTCAATGGCAATTTGCAAGCCGTTGATGCCGTTTTTGTGCGCGAGGCGGAAACCGAGCCCTGCTATCGGCTGTGGTCGATTGGCGATCGCCACCCGGCCATGCTGCGGGTTGCGGAGGGAGGACAAGCGATCGCCCTGGAAGTGTGGGCGGTGCCCCTGCAAGGGTTGGCCCAGATTTTACTACAAGAACCCCCAGGGCTTTGCATTGGTAAGGTGACCCTAGGGGATGGGGAGGAGGTGCTAGGGGTTTTGGGCGAACCCATTCTCTGTGAAGGACAGCGAGAGATCACCCAGTGGGGTGGTTGGCGGGCCTATTGTGCCCAGGGGTAG